In Pedobacter sp. W3I1, one DNA window encodes the following:
- a CDS encoding MarR family winged helix-turn-helix transcriptional regulator has product MKDKKQHSNIATLGRLNSDTTIQMHEAIARKAGLSGTDHKYLGYIIQKGTMTAGEMANLTGLSTGAVTGLVDRFEKKRLVKREFDPADRRKIIVVPNVPNIMALSGGVFDEIQTRMTALMENFNDEEVQIIEKYMTSCIEIMQDITSKLNEK; this is encoded by the coding sequence ATGAAAGATAAAAAACAACATTCTAATATCGCCACTTTAGGGCGGCTTAATTCTGACACTACAATCCAAATGCATGAAGCCATTGCAAGAAAGGCCGGATTGTCGGGTACTGATCATAAGTATTTAGGGTATATTATTCAAAAGGGAACGATGACAGCAGGTGAAATGGCAAATCTAACCGGGCTTTCAACGGGAGCTGTTACAGGGCTTGTTGATCGTTTCGAAAAAAAGAGGTTGGTAAAAAGGGAATTTGATCCAGCCGATCGGCGAAAAATAATTGTCGTTCCAAATGTGCCAAACATTATGGCGTTATCTGGTGGTGTGTTTGATGAAATACAAACAAGAATGACTGCATTAATGGAAAATTTCAATGATGAAGAGGTGCAAATAATAGAAAAATATATGACTAGTTGTATTGAAATCATGCAGGACATAACAAGTAAGTTGAATGAAAAGTGA
- a CDS encoding VOC family protein: MNLNHLNLTVPNVSTARSFFEKHFNFKCIDVKGDNLLVVLNDSNGFIFTLMSETFNKNGVSTYPQNFHFGFILNSKDEVNNLYKQLKEDGIHLEHEPSKIRNSFGFYFYFDNLFIEIGHYMTE; this comes from the coding sequence ATGAATTTAAATCATCTGAACTTAACAGTTCCCAACGTATCAACAGCCAGATCGTTTTTTGAAAAACATTTCAATTTTAAATGTATAGATGTAAAAGGAGATAATCTTCTTGTAGTACTTAATGACAGTAATGGATTTATTTTTACACTAATGTCTGAAACTTTTAATAAAAATGGCGTTTCGACCTATCCACAAAACTTTCATTTTGGCTTTATACTTAATTCGAAAGACGAGGTAAACAACTTATATAAACAACTAAAAGAAGATGGAATACACCTTGAACATGAACCTAGCAAAATCCGTAATAGTTTTGGGTTCTATTTTTATTTTGACAATCTCTTCATTGAAATTGGACACTATATGACAGAGTAG
- a CDS encoding alpha/beta fold hydrolase, which translates to MKVIQKTYIFLPGAWHGAWVYDPIIKRLKLLGKKCIAITLPGLESKQYKESQLINLETHIQFVVDFLNQNNITDIILCGHSYAGMVITGVADKIPEKIYGLVYIDAYVPKNGDSCWNLTSDAYRNLFVKGAGENGITVGNPPGKDRRRRPHPLATFMQNLHLKGDYKKIHNRAFIYLSGWDETPFLKQYEKLKKSKGWHVETIHSIHNVMKEKPDQLTDILCKLENKFT; encoded by the coding sequence ATGAAAGTCATACAGAAGACATACATTTTTCTTCCTGGTGCCTGGCACGGTGCGTGGGTTTATGACCCAATTATAAAAAGACTGAAGCTTTTGGGAAAGAAATGTATTGCAATAACATTACCAGGCCTTGAATCAAAGCAATACAAAGAAAGTCAACTAATAAATCTAGAAACTCACATTCAATTTGTGGTTGATTTTTTGAACCAGAATAATATTACTGATATAATATTATGTGGACATAGTTATGCAGGGATGGTAATTACCGGAGTTGCCGATAAGATACCAGAAAAAATTTATGGACTTGTCTATATTGATGCATATGTTCCTAAGAATGGTGATAGCTGCTGGAATCTTACAAGCGATGCTTACCGAAACCTTTTTGTAAAGGGAGCAGGCGAAAACGGCATCACAGTCGGCAATCCACCAGGAAAGGATAGGCGAAGAAGACCCCATCCTTTGGCAACATTTATGCAAAATCTGCACTTAAAGGGCGATTATAAAAAAATTCATAACCGAGCGTTTATTTATCTCAGTGGATGGGATGAAACACCATTTTTAAAACAATATGAAAAATTAAAGAAATCGAAAGGTTGGCATGTCGAAACCATTCATTCTATACATAATGTGATGAAAGAAAAGCCAGATCAATTAACAGATATTTTATGTAAACTGGAAAATAAATTTACCTAG
- a CDS encoding helix-turn-helix domain-containing protein translates to MNQKQLPIGYYLKLADSCLTKGIDGIQSKHGLNRMEWQVLNSIYEKPEILISEIIELMDPIADDQLVGAILTKFINRKQLEVNNTDMLTLTVDGRNYTNLAFRLNWRLEKKRLWISRTQITKPQYQRFKK, encoded by the coding sequence ATGAACCAGAAACAATTACCAATCGGATATTACCTAAAACTTGCAGATAGCTGTTTGACAAAAGGAATAGATGGAATTCAATCTAAACATGGCTTGAATAGAATGGAATGGCAAGTTTTGAATTCTATCTACGAGAAACCAGAAATTTTAATCAGTGAAATTATTGAATTAATGGACCCAATTGCTGACGATCAATTAGTAGGAGCCATTTTAACAAAATTCATCAACAGAAAACAATTGGAGGTTAATAATACTGATATGCTGACTTTGACAGTTGATGGAAGGAATTATACAAATCTTGCTTTTCGACTCAACTGGCGTTTAGAAAAAAAGCGGCTATGGATATCTCGGACTCAGATTACCAAACCACAATATCAACGCTTCAAAAAATGA
- a CDS encoding retropepsin-like aspartic protease, with the protein MDKLCSRHKSDSSYYLYKGAFANVCNNPILSNQYLNRVSDKKARHSFEYWRLRNDNWIKLFNYKNAFQTSKVLTTTFKSQFDSVALGDEINSQRIWEALQDQPPQQIKNYTTITLTTKKDKAGLITCNVSANNVDTNFVFDTGAGISCITESMGKKMGILIMPDNNIEIMSFTGISNKVSIGIMPLLNIGALTVYNTPFLIYPDSAFTFANGTYVINGIIGFPVAKDLGTIIIEKESISFSRRNQKKKRERNLFVDQLRPILMLTYKNKTLPFNFDSGAQESLFYKSFYDLFESDIKTKSNTFIDKSSGAGGHEVINEVLEIKNVNLNIGDQTILLPKLKIDKNNYSTYGKANFGNIGQDILRQYKKVIISFNKNYIQLEN; encoded by the coding sequence ATGGATAAATTATGTAGCAGGCATAAAAGCGATTCTTCTTATTATCTATACAAAGGTGCATTCGCCAACGTCTGCAATAATCCAATTTTATCAAATCAGTATTTAAACAGGGTATCGGATAAAAAAGCAAGGCACAGTTTTGAATATTGGAGATTAAGAAATGACAACTGGATAAAATTATTTAATTACAAAAATGCGTTTCAAACCTCAAAAGTTTTAACCACAACCTTTAAATCGCAATTCGATAGTGTAGCATTGGGAGATGAAATAAACAGCCAACGCATTTGGGAAGCTTTGCAAGACCAACCACCCCAGCAAATTAAGAATTATACAACAATTACGCTTACAACAAAAAAAGATAAAGCAGGTTTGATTACCTGCAATGTAAGTGCAAATAATGTGGATACAAATTTCGTGTTTGATACTGGCGCTGGAATAAGTTGCATTACTGAAAGTATGGGAAAAAAAATGGGAATACTCATTATGCCTGACAACAACATTGAGATTATGAGTTTTACGGGTATTAGCAATAAGGTATCCATTGGTATTATGCCCTTACTGAATATTGGTGCGCTTACTGTATATAATACTCCTTTTCTCATCTATCCCGATAGCGCTTTTACTTTTGCCAATGGCACTTATGTAATAAATGGTATTATTGGATTTCCAGTCGCAAAAGATCTGGGGACGATAATAATCGAAAAAGAAAGCATTAGTTTTTCAAGGCGAAACCAGAAAAAGAAAAGAGAAAGAAATTTGTTTGTAGACCAGTTAAGACCTATTTTAATGCTTACTTATAAAAACAAAACACTGCCTTTTAATTTTGATAGCGGTGCGCAGGAATCACTATTTTATAAATCCTTTTACGATTTATTTGAAAGTGATATAAAAACTAAATCCAACACTTTTATTGATAAAAGCTCAGGGGCTGGAGGCCACGAAGTAATAAACGAAGTACTAGAAATAAAAAACGTCAATCTGAATATAGGAGATCAAACTATTCTATTGCCAAAACTTAAAATAGACAAAAATAATTACAGCACATATGGTAAAGCCAATTTTGGAAATATTGGACAAGATATTTTACGTCAGTATAAAAAAGTGATTATCTCTTTTAATAAGAACTATATCCAATTAGAAAACTAA
- a CDS encoding glycoside hydrolase family 38 C-terminal domain-containing protein: protein MMLTLLMLHADAQNKFFIDGYHGGFWGHYPVGYTGFIADKLEENSFWKINLEIEPVTWDVVQKNDLTNYNRFKTFVKDQSVKGRVEFVNPSYGQSYLFNIQGESVIRQFEIGIKTIKAHFPEAEFYTYSSEEPCFTSALPQILKSFGYRYASLKNPNTCWGGYTRAFGGELIKWKGSDGSVLLTVPRYETEALLQNSTWQTQAWNNSEAYISAAYRYGIQNPIGMCLQDAGWENGPWLGKPKDFTYKTWRDYMENTADKTDLKTWNFNQEDVQVSLVWGAQVLQKIAQNTRIAENKITIAEKIDAINAVANKSKLIGGKFDAAWQNLLLAQHHDSWIVPYNIVNKEKRWSWADAVTYWTDQSNHLCDSILNIADKNASENPNGFNVRVYNSQAYARKEIAKIQLDQRLTNPIVIGQDHKKVNTQLITENGNRFLLFEALAPALGDVHYSIKPSKTKIAKPITHISVKGNLYTFNNEDYEIAFNAAKGGIIESLIAKKLCNKQFVDQKSKRSFNEMRGYFYQDSTFYSSKDQVAKITVVEDGLLMTRLKIEGKISNHAFTQYITLKKYDSRIDVQTTVNWQNNAGIGQDYAQKSGWKANDLKKAFYNDSLKLQAVFPLNIAAQKVYKNAAFDVMESRLKNTYFNTWDSIKNNVLVNWVDVSDHDDHYGMALLNDHTTSYAHNETGILGLTLQYSGVGLWGRNYDIKGASQYHYALFPHRNKWDKAEVWSQSITWNEPLQVVTNNKEQKPSFSLLQIAEPGYEISSLTMEDGALLFRVFNANAVSNNLNLNFNIPIKKAELVELNHTKSQTLKLLKKQNGITAVNLPIPQFGLRTIKIYLQ, encoded by the coding sequence ATGATGCTAACACTTTTAATGTTGCATGCTGATGCACAAAATAAGTTTTTTATTGATGGTTATCATGGAGGTTTCTGGGGGCATTATCCGGTAGGTTATACCGGTTTTATTGCCGATAAACTGGAAGAGAACAGTTTTTGGAAAATTAATTTAGAAATTGAACCTGTTACCTGGGATGTGGTACAAAAAAACGACTTGACGAATTATAACCGTTTTAAAACATTCGTTAAAGACCAATCGGTAAAGGGCAGGGTGGAATTTGTTAATCCGTCTTACGGGCAGAGTTATCTTTTTAACATCCAGGGCGAATCTGTAATCAGGCAGTTTGAAATAGGGATCAAGACAATAAAAGCACATTTTCCAGAAGCCGAATTTTATACCTATTCTTCCGAAGAACCTTGTTTTACGAGTGCACTGCCTCAAATCCTAAAATCATTCGGCTATCGTTATGCCTCATTAAAAAATCCAAATACCTGTTGGGGCGGTTATACGCGTGCTTTTGGTGGCGAACTGATCAAATGGAAAGGATCTGATGGTTCGGTATTGCTTACCGTTCCGCGTTACGAAACAGAAGCACTACTCCAAAATTCGACTTGGCAAACCCAGGCCTGGAACAATTCTGAAGCATATATTTCTGCGGCCTACCGTTACGGGATTCAAAACCCCATTGGCATGTGTTTACAGGATGCGGGTTGGGAAAACGGTCCCTGGTTGGGTAAACCTAAAGATTTTACCTATAAAACCTGGAGAGATTATATGGAGAATACCGCAGATAAGACTGATCTTAAAACCTGGAATTTTAATCAGGAAGATGTTCAGGTGAGTTTAGTATGGGGTGCGCAGGTTTTACAGAAAATTGCTCAAAATACCAGGATTGCTGAAAATAAGATCACTATTGCCGAAAAAATTGATGCTATAAATGCAGTGGCCAATAAAAGCAAACTGATTGGTGGAAAATTCGACGCTGCCTGGCAAAACCTCTTACTTGCTCAGCACCACGACTCGTGGATTGTGCCTTATAATATTGTTAACAAAGAAAAAAGATGGAGCTGGGCCGATGCAGTCACATATTGGACGGATCAATCGAACCACCTTTGCGACAGCATTTTGAATATTGCGGATAAAAATGCATCCGAAAATCCCAATGGATTTAATGTAAGGGTTTACAATTCGCAAGCTTATGCGCGCAAAGAAATTGCCAAAATCCAGTTAGATCAAAGATTGACAAATCCAATAGTGATAGGGCAAGACCATAAAAAAGTTAACACCCAGCTTATTACCGAAAATGGCAACCGCTTTTTATTGTTCGAAGCATTGGCTCCGGCATTAGGTGATGTTCATTATAGCATAAAACCTTCCAAGACTAAAATTGCTAAACCTATTACCCACATTTCAGTAAAAGGAAATCTGTACACTTTCAATAATGAGGATTACGAAATCGCATTTAATGCAGCCAAAGGCGGGATTATTGAAAGTCTGATTGCCAAAAAATTATGCAATAAACAATTTGTAGATCAAAAAAGCAAACGATCATTTAATGAAATGAGGGGCTATTTCTATCAGGACAGTACTTTTTATTCTTCAAAAGATCAGGTAGCAAAAATAACTGTTGTGGAAGACGGCCTATTGATGACCAGATTAAAAATCGAAGGAAAAATCAGTAACCATGCATTTACACAATACATTACGCTTAAAAAATACGATAGCAGGATAGATGTACAAACAACTGTAAACTGGCAAAACAATGCGGGGATAGGACAGGACTATGCACAAAAAAGCGGATGGAAGGCGAATGATCTTAAAAAAGCATTTTATAACGACAGTTTAAAATTGCAGGCTGTTTTTCCATTGAATATTGCAGCTCAAAAAGTGTATAAAAACGCGGCATTCGATGTAATGGAAAGCAGGTTGAAAAATACCTATTTTAATACCTGGGACAGTATCAAGAACAATGTCCTTGTGAATTGGGTGGATGTAAGCGATCACGATGATCACTATGGAATGGCTTTGTTAAACGATCATACCACAAGTTATGCGCATAATGAAACTGGTATTTTAGGCTTAACACTTCAATATTCAGGGGTGGGTTTATGGGGACGGAATTATGACATAAAAGGTGCTTCGCAATATCATTATGCACTTTTTCCACATCGAAATAAGTGGGATAAGGCAGAGGTTTGGAGCCAAAGTATTACATGGAACGAACCTTTGCAGGTTGTGACAAATAATAAAGAGCAAAAGCCTTCATTTTCGCTGCTCCAGATCGCTGAACCTGGTTACGAAATCTCCTCCCTTACTATGGAAGATGGTGCTTTGTTGTTCCGTGTATTTAATGCCAATGCTGTATCAAACAATCTTAATTTAAATTTTAATATACCCATAAAAAAGGCTGAACTTGTCGAGCTTAACCATACAAAATCACAAACTTTAAAGCTGCTTAAAAAGCAAAATGGCATCACTGCCGTTAATCTGCCTATTCCGCAATTTGGACTGAGGACCATTAAGATTTATTTGCAATAA
- a CDS encoding EamA family transporter, which produces MKIAKYYLAAIFAYATWGFFSLVLKPLSGYSSVDILFYRIFSCAILMVLITALFKRSELVKTFSNIKALPSKQRRNMLLLNVGGSVFLNINWFSFIYVLNHVSIKATSLAYLVCPIITTLLAYWLLHEKLNKIQWTAVGLSIMGCLMLSYANIMDMVYGIVIGFTYAAYLVSQRKIVGFDKFILLTFHISLAALMLLPFYPAYSGPVPTETLFWLLIEVIAVGFTVIPLFLNLYALKGLSSSTVGMLLNINPIIGFAIAAMVFHEPITPLQMAAYSIIFISVVVFNVHYLLKKK; this is translated from the coding sequence GTGAAAATCGCAAAATATTACCTGGCCGCTATATTCGCTTATGCGACCTGGGGCTTTTTTAGTTTAGTTTTAAAACCTTTAAGCGGATATTCTTCGGTGGATATTTTATTTTACCGCATTTTTAGCTGCGCTATATTGATGGTATTAATTACCGCGTTGTTTAAACGTAGCGAATTAGTTAAAACCTTTTCTAATATTAAGGCCCTGCCTTCGAAGCAAAGACGAAATATGCTTTTGCTGAATGTAGGCGGAAGTGTATTCTTAAATATCAACTGGTTCTCGTTTATTTACGTGCTTAATCATGTAAGTATTAAGGCTACCTCGCTTGCCTATCTGGTTTGCCCCATCATTACTACATTGCTTGCTTACTGGCTTTTGCATGAAAAGCTTAACAAAATACAATGGACGGCCGTTGGGTTAAGTATAATGGGCTGCCTGATGCTATCGTATGCCAATATTATGGACATGGTTTACGGCATTGTTATTGGGTTTACTTACGCCGCTTACCTGGTAAGCCAGCGTAAAATTGTTGGATTTGATAAGTTCATCCTTCTTACTTTTCACATTTCGCTTGCCGCACTGATGCTGCTGCCCTTTTACCCTGCCTACAGCGGACCTGTACCTACAGAGACACTATTTTGGTTACTAATAGAAGTTATAGCAGTTGGTTTTACAGTGATCCCGTTGTTTTTGAATTTGTATGCCTTAAAGGGGTTAAGCTCGTCAACAGTGGGTATGTTGCTTAATATTAATCCAATTATTGGATTTGCGATAGCAGCTATGGTATTCCATGAACCCATTACTCCATTACAAATGGCGGCATACAGTATCATTTTCATATCGGTTGTCGTTTTCAATGTGCATTACCTTTTAAAGAAAAAGTAA
- a CDS encoding transferrin receptor-like dimerization domain-containing protein, translated as MKKTFTFFTAIQLLWLPLVAQEKLSGFKIQNIPIQRDIEQKFDAGLNKGNIGSTIKELSAHPHHLGSRGSKTVAESVLEKFKSYGWDAKIETYYVLFPTPKSRSVELLGGNKYSASLQEKAVKEDLATAQQGQLPPYNAWSADGDVSAGLVFVNYGLPADYEKLERLGISVKGKIVIAKYGRSWRGTKPKIAYEHGAVGCIIYSDPKDDGFVKGDVYPLGAYKPEFAVQRGSVMDMVIYPGDPLTPGIGSTQDAKRLERADAKTILKIPVQPISYHDALPLLAALKGQVVPVDWSGGLPVTYHIGDGSTLVRLNLAFNWDIVQAYNVVAKLEGSKFKNQWIIRGNHHDAWVNGAADPVSGLASLLEEAKSIGKLAKAGIKPKRTLVYIAWDGEEQSLLGSTEWVEDHAAELNSKAVAYINSDGNGRGFLEAGGSHALENFVSEISKDVKDPQVNTNIFERWKANKAISTASLSERKKIQDTQTLDLGALGTGSDYSAFLQHLGIPTLSLGFGGEDEGGEYHTNFDTYDNFVKFKDPGFDYGLALSQTAGRAVLRLANADVLPFNFSNLQAKIATYVTEVNALAKQLKEGAQSQNKLISSGAYQFANDPKENLKNPPVQVELPEFDFKALNFAVDSLKTASSKLNQTVIAALASDTKTDQLNTLLFQAEKQLLLSTGLPGRPWYKHSIYAPGLYTGYGVKTLPGVREAIEQYHAKEVQEQILVLTTSILKLTQFLNQTSHP; from the coding sequence ATGAAAAAAACTTTTACCTTTTTCACGGCTATTCAATTGCTCTGGCTTCCTTTAGTGGCGCAGGAGAAACTGAGTGGATTTAAAATACAAAATATTCCGATACAACGTGATATTGAACAGAAATTTGATGCCGGGCTTAATAAAGGAAATATAGGGTCTACCATAAAAGAGCTTTCTGCCCATCCCCATCACCTGGGCTCTAGGGGCAGTAAAACGGTAGCAGAATCTGTACTGGAAAAGTTTAAAAGCTATGGCTGGGATGCAAAAATAGAGACTTATTATGTTTTATTTCCAACACCTAAATCCCGTTCGGTAGAACTTTTAGGGGGCAACAAATACAGTGCCTCGCTCCAAGAAAAGGCTGTTAAGGAAGATTTAGCAACCGCACAGCAAGGGCAATTGCCCCCTTACAATGCCTGGAGTGCCGATGGCGATGTAAGTGCAGGCCTTGTTTTTGTAAATTATGGTCTGCCAGCTGATTATGAAAAGTTGGAGCGTTTAGGCATCAGCGTAAAAGGCAAGATTGTTATTGCAAAATATGGCCGATCGTGGCGAGGCACTAAACCTAAAATAGCCTACGAACATGGTGCAGTGGGCTGTATCATTTATTCAGACCCAAAAGATGACGGCTTTGTAAAAGGAGATGTATATCCGCTAGGCGCTTATAAGCCAGAATTTGCTGTTCAACGGGGATCGGTAATGGATATGGTAATTTATCCCGGTGATCCGTTAACGCCCGGAATCGGTTCTACTCAGGATGCCAAAAGGTTGGAGAGAGCAGATGCCAAAACGATTCTTAAAATTCCGGTTCAGCCCATCAGCTATCACGATGCTTTGCCATTGCTTGCTGCACTTAAAGGTCAGGTGGTACCTGTCGATTGGAGCGGTGGCCTGCCTGTTACCTATCACATTGGAGATGGAAGTACCTTGGTTCGTTTAAATCTGGCTTTTAACTGGGATATTGTGCAGGCATACAATGTTGTAGCTAAATTAGAAGGAAGTAAATTTAAAAACCAATGGATCATTCGTGGGAACCACCACGATGCCTGGGTAAATGGCGCTGCAGATCCGGTAAGTGGTTTAGCGTCTTTATTAGAAGAAGCAAAATCTATTGGGAAATTGGCTAAGGCAGGTATAAAACCTAAACGTACACTTGTTTATATCGCCTGGGATGGAGAAGAACAATCCCTTTTAGGCTCAACAGAATGGGTAGAAGACCATGCGGCCGAGTTAAACAGTAAAGCGGTTGCATACATCAATTCGGATGGTAATGGCCGTGGCTTTTTAGAAGCGGGCGGCTCGCATGCCTTAGAAAATTTTGTTTCAGAAATTTCAAAAGATGTAAAAGATCCTCAGGTAAATACGAACATTTTCGAACGGTGGAAAGCTAATAAAGCTATTTCTACAGCCTCGCTTTCCGAACGTAAGAAAATACAAGATACCCAAACACTTGATCTGGGAGCGCTCGGCACAGGATCAGATTATTCGGCATTTTTGCAGCACCTCGGCATACCTACTTTAAGTCTTGGTTTTGGTGGTGAGGATGAAGGAGGAGAGTACCATACCAATTTCGATACTTATGATAATTTTGTAAAGTTTAAAGATCCCGGTTTTGATTATGGATTGGCTTTATCTCAAACGGCCGGAAGAGCAGTGTTGCGTTTAGCCAATGCAGATGTACTTCCATTTAATTTTTCTAATCTTCAGGCTAAAATAGCTACTTACGTTACCGAAGTAAACGCTTTGGCAAAACAGCTTAAAGAAGGCGCCCAAAGCCAGAATAAACTCATTTCAAGTGGTGCTTATCAGTTCGCCAATGATCCCAAAGAAAACTTGAAAAATCCTCCTGTACAGGTTGAATTGCCTGAATTTGATTTTAAAGCACTAAACTTCGCAGTAGATAGTTTAAAAACTGCATCATCAAAACTTAATCAGACCGTAATCGCTGCACTCGCTTCGGATACTAAAACTGACCAACTGAATACCTTACTTTTTCAGGCAGAAAAACAATTGCTTCTTTCAACAGGTTTGCCTGGCAGGCCATGGTACAAACACAGCATTTATGCACCTGGTTTGTATACCGGTTATGGCGTTAAAACACTTCCCGGTGTGAGAGAAGCCATTGAGCAGTATCATGCAAAAGAAGTACAGGAACAAATTCTCGTGTTAACAACCTCAATCTTAAAACTCACACAATTTCTCAACCAAACCAGTCATCCTTAA